A window of Raineyella sp. W15-4 contains these coding sequences:
- the cobJ gene encoding precorrin-3B C(17)-methyltransferase, whose protein sequence is MTRDIAVAHIGQVTNSPATRRQADRIDQVLGRDTLRFDGPASTGLPAAWQSCDLIVSHLALGATTRIIAPLLVSKAQDPGVVVVDEAGRFAVPLVGGHSGAANALARVLAEGLGATAVLTTATDALGLPALDTLGWPWSGDLARVTRAILDGRPVRLDRTSPWPLPPLPDNVSEDCAAPQAQVVVTDLAAGPVAGPGLPRVVVHPQSLVAGMGCNRGTSAQRLATLLTETLEEAGLSPDSLAALVSADIKAAEPGLVALATALGVPLVTYAADTLAGQPVPSPSAVVDGHVGTPSVAEASVLAHGAELVIGKRRTPEATCAIGRLPPRGRLSVVGLGPGARDLVTPRAREAVTSAAVVVGYAPYVEQIRDLLSPGTQVYSSGMGTEEARTCYAIARAREGRRVALVCSGDPALYAMASPVLEQGTDGIDVDIVPGVTASLAVSAILGAPLGHDHVTLSLSDLHTDWPTIERRLHAAAEGDFVVVLYNPRSRTRTTQLPRALEILGAHRPPDTPVAAVHEACRPDQRTYLATLATFDPTRVDMNSLVVVGSSTTRYTTSGAGRRVMVTPRDYTWMHA, encoded by the coding sequence ATGACCCGGGACATTGCCGTCGCGCACATCGGCCAGGTGACCAACAGCCCGGCGACCCGCCGGCAGGCGGATCGGATCGACCAGGTGCTGGGCCGGGACACGCTCCGCTTCGACGGCCCCGCCTCGACCGGCCTGCCGGCCGCCTGGCAGTCCTGCGACCTGATCGTCAGCCACCTGGCGCTGGGCGCGACCACCCGGATCATCGCCCCGCTGCTGGTGTCCAAGGCCCAGGACCCCGGGGTCGTGGTGGTCGACGAGGCCGGGCGGTTCGCGGTGCCGCTGGTCGGCGGCCACTCCGGGGCGGCCAACGCGCTGGCCCGGGTGCTCGCCGAGGGCCTGGGCGCCACCGCTGTGCTCACCACCGCCACCGACGCGCTCGGCCTGCCCGCGCTGGACACCCTGGGCTGGCCCTGGTCCGGTGACCTGGCCAGAGTGACCCGGGCGATCCTCGACGGCCGGCCGGTGCGGCTGGATCGGACCAGCCCCTGGCCACTGCCGCCGCTGCCGGACAATGTCAGCGAGGACTGCGCCGCCCCCCAGGCCCAGGTCGTCGTCACCGACCTCGCGGCAGGCCCCGTCGCCGGACCGGGCCTGCCCCGGGTGGTGGTGCACCCGCAGTCCCTGGTGGCCGGGATGGGCTGCAACCGCGGCACCTCGGCACAGCGGCTGGCCACCCTGCTGACCGAGACCCTGGAGGAGGCCGGCCTGTCCCCCGACAGCCTGGCCGCCCTGGTGAGCGCGGACATCAAGGCCGCCGAGCCCGGTCTGGTGGCGCTGGCCACCGCCCTCGGCGTCCCGCTGGTGACGTACGCCGCCGACACGCTGGCCGGCCAGCCGGTGCCCAGCCCGAGCGCGGTGGTCGACGGCCACGTCGGCACCCCGAGTGTGGCCGAGGCCTCGGTGCTGGCCCACGGCGCGGAGCTGGTGATCGGCAAGCGCCGCACCCCGGAGGCGACCTGCGCCATCGGCCGGCTCCCGCCGCGGGGGCGGCTCAGCGTCGTCGGGCTGGGGCCCGGCGCCCGCGACCTGGTCACTCCACGGGCCCGGGAGGCGGTCACCTCCGCCGCGGTGGTGGTCGGCTACGCACCGTACGTGGAGCAGATCCGCGACCTGCTCAGCCCCGGCACGCAGGTGTACTCCTCCGGGATGGGCACCGAGGAGGCCCGGACCTGCTACGCGATCGCCCGGGCCCGGGAGGGCCGCCGGGTGGCGCTGGTCTGCTCCGGCGACCCGGCGCTCTACGCGATGGCCAGCCCGGTGCTGGAGCAGGGCACCGACGGCATCGATGTGGACATCGTGCCCGGGGTGACCGCGAGCCTGGCCGTCTCGGCGATCCTCGGCGCCCCGCTGGGCCACGACCACGTCACCCTCTCGCTGTCGGACCTGCACACCGACTGGCCGACCATCGAGCGGCGCCTGCACGCCGCCGCGGAGGGCGACTTCGTGGTGGTGCTCTACAACCCCCGCAGCCGCACCCGGACGACCCAACTGCCCCGGGCGCTGGAGATCCTCGGCGCCCACCGCCCGCCGGACACCCCGGTGGCCGCCGTACACGAGGCCTGCCGGCCCGACCAGCGGACCTACCTGGCGACGCTGGCCACGTTCGACCCGACCCGGGTGGACATGAACTCCCTCGTCGTCGTCGGCTCGTCGACCACCCGCTACACCACCAGCGGGGCCGGTCGCCGGGTGATGGTGACCCCCCGCGACTACACCTGGATGCACGCATGA
- the cobM gene encoding precorrin-4 C(11)-methyltransferase: protein MTGGARDGEGRVVFVGAGPGAADLITVRGAAVVARADIVVWASSLVHPDIVAGARPDAELVDSAALPLEALRPVLERARDQGLLVARVHTGDPSIYGAMGEQRALCDSIGIAHETIPGVSAFSAAAARAEVEITVPEVAQSLILTRLEGGRTPMPDRETVRSFAEHGTTMALYLSAARNRVLQEELLAGGYPADTPCIVGYRVTWPDELLLRCELADLSATMREHKLWKHTVVLVGAALAEGASGTRSHLYHPGFRHAYRAADPAAVGTPKETHG from the coding sequence GTGACCGGCGGGGCCAGGGACGGCGAGGGCCGGGTGGTGTTCGTCGGCGCCGGCCCCGGCGCGGCGGACCTGATCACCGTCCGTGGCGCCGCGGTCGTCGCCCGGGCCGACATCGTGGTCTGGGCCTCCAGCCTGGTGCATCCCGACATCGTCGCCGGGGCCCGTCCTGACGCCGAGCTGGTCGACTCGGCCGCCCTCCCGCTGGAGGCGCTGCGGCCGGTCCTCGAACGCGCCCGCGACCAGGGCCTGCTGGTCGCCCGGGTGCACACCGGCGACCCGTCGATCTACGGAGCGATGGGCGAGCAGCGCGCGCTGTGCGACAGCATCGGCATCGCCCACGAGACGATCCCCGGGGTGTCGGCATTCTCCGCCGCGGCGGCCCGGGCCGAGGTCGAGATCACCGTCCCGGAGGTGGCGCAGTCGCTGATCCTCACCCGGCTGGAGGGCGGCCGGACGCCGATGCCGGACCGGGAGACCGTACGCTCCTTCGCCGAGCACGGCACCACGATGGCGCTCTACCTCTCGGCAGCCCGCAACCGGGTGCTCCAGGAGGAGCTGCTGGCCGGTGGTTACCCGGCGGATACGCCGTGCATCGTCGGCTACCGGGTGACCTGGCCCGACGAGCTGCTGCTGCGCTGCGAGCTGGCAGACCTGTCCGCGACGATGCGCGAGCACAAGCTGTGGAAGCACACCGTGGTGCTGGTCGGCGCCGCGCTCGCCGAGGGCGCCAGCGGCACCCGCAGCCACCTCTACCATCCCGGGTTCCGGCACGCCTACCGGGCCGCCGATCCGGCCGCCGTCGGGACCCCGAAGGAGACCCACGGATGA
- the cobI gene encoding precorrin-2 C(20)-methyltransferase encodes MAAVGAAPRRGDDVDQSQRLIGVGVGPGDPELVTVKAVRLLAEADVVLVPRTEHAAGTAGRADRIVAAACPAAADRIVAVPFSMRERSGVGPRRRAAWAESTDAAVRAFRDGARTVCFATVGDPSVYSTFSYLAAEVTREVPEVRIEVVPGITAMQALAGAARTPLVEGREVLALVPVTGGVEVLTAALGTADTVVAYKAGRRLPEVLDAIAAVRPEHAVLVGTDVGLPDERLVDGRDPAARAEAPYFSTVLVTPPRPTTGGRL; translated from the coding sequence ATGGCGGCTGTCGGAGCGGCACCGAGACGAGGAGACGATGTGGACCAGTCGCAGCGCCTGATCGGGGTGGGCGTGGGACCGGGTGATCCCGAACTCGTCACCGTCAAGGCGGTCCGCCTGCTGGCCGAGGCCGATGTGGTGCTGGTGCCGCGGACCGAGCATGCCGCCGGGACCGCCGGCCGAGCCGACCGGATCGTCGCCGCCGCCTGTCCGGCGGCCGCCGACCGGATCGTCGCGGTGCCGTTCAGCATGCGCGAGCGCAGCGGCGTCGGGCCCCGACGGCGGGCCGCCTGGGCCGAATCGACTGACGCCGCGGTCCGGGCCTTCCGAGACGGCGCACGGACGGTCTGCTTCGCCACCGTCGGCGATCCCAGCGTGTACTCGACGTTCAGCTACCTGGCCGCCGAGGTGACCCGTGAGGTGCCCGAGGTGCGGATCGAGGTCGTCCCGGGGATCACCGCGATGCAGGCGCTGGCCGGGGCGGCGCGTACGCCGCTGGTCGAGGGCCGCGAGGTGCTGGCCCTGGTGCCGGTTACCGGTGGGGTGGAGGTGCTCACCGCGGCTCTCGGCACGGCCGACACCGTGGTGGCGTACAAGGCCGGCCGTCGGCTGCCGGAGGTGCTCGACGCGATCGCCGCGGTCCGCCCCGAGCACGCGGTGCTGGTCGGCACCGACGTCGGGCTGCCCGACGAGCGGCTGGTCGACGGCCGGGACCCGGCCGCCCGCGCCGAGGCGCCGTACTTCAGCACCGTGCTGGTCACCCCGCCCCGCCCGACGACCGGGGGCCGGCTGTGA
- a CDS encoding 8-oxo-dGTP diphosphatase: protein MPYAPVLTTLAYVVRGGRVLMCHRIARDTDEQYGKWNGLGGKLEQGEDAATGIIRELREEAGIVPTAMTLRGTLNWPGFSGPDGHVFGLVFLVTAFEGEPPERNVEGDLAWIPVADLIGLDIWEGDRYFLPLLFDEDPRPFHAVIPYADGRPTGATITRI, encoded by the coding sequence GTGCCGTACGCTCCCGTCCTCACCACCCTGGCCTATGTCGTCCGTGGCGGCCGGGTGCTGATGTGCCACCGGATCGCCCGGGACACCGACGAGCAGTACGGCAAGTGGAACGGGCTGGGCGGCAAGCTCGAGCAGGGCGAGGACGCGGCGACCGGGATCATCCGCGAGTTGCGCGAGGAGGCCGGGATCGTCCCGACGGCGATGACGCTGCGCGGGACGCTGAACTGGCCAGGGTTCTCCGGGCCGGACGGCCACGTCTTCGGGCTGGTCTTCCTGGTCACCGCGTTCGAGGGCGAGCCGCCGGAGCGCAACGTGGAGGGCGACCTGGCCTGGATCCCGGTGGCCGACCTGATCGGGCTGGACATCTGGGAAGGGGACCGGTACTTTCTGCCGCTGCTCTTCGACGAGGATCCGCGGCCGTTCCACGCGGTCATCCCGTACGCCGACGGGCGGCCCACCGGGGCGACCATCACCCGGATCTGA
- a CDS encoding DUF2461 domain-containing protein — MTPFRGFDPVAPEFYRGLAADNSRTYWQAHRDTYEQAVRAPMEALLAEVADPFGDAKVFRPHRDVRFSNDKSPYKTHLGAFVRTAPATGWYLELAADGLLTGAGFYHASADGLAAFRERIDEEGDRLASIVATLREDGWQIGGECLKKAPRGWTADHPQIDLLRHKSLSAFRGIEDEVLFSEALVGRVRDDWEALRPLVEWLSPVLAGTGERRRR; from the coding sequence ATGACACCGTTCCGCGGCTTCGATCCGGTCGCTCCGGAGTTCTATCGCGGCCTGGCGGCGGACAACTCCCGCACGTACTGGCAGGCCCACCGGGACACGTACGAACAGGCCGTCCGGGCGCCGATGGAGGCCCTGCTCGCCGAGGTCGCCGACCCCTTCGGCGACGCGAAGGTCTTCCGGCCCCACCGGGACGTCCGGTTCAGCAACGACAAGTCCCCGTACAAGACCCATCTCGGGGCGTTCGTCCGGACCGCCCCGGCCACCGGCTGGTATCTGGAGCTCGCCGCAGACGGCCTGCTCACCGGCGCCGGCTTCTACCATGCCTCGGCCGACGGGCTCGCTGCCTTCCGGGAGCGGATCGACGAGGAGGGCGACCGGTTGGCCTCGATCGTCGCCACGCTGCGCGAGGACGGCTGGCAGATCGGCGGGGAGTGCCTGAAAAAGGCGCCCAGGGGCTGGACCGCGGACCATCCGCAGATCGACCTGCTGCGCCACAAGAGCCTGTCGGCCTTCCGGGGGATCGAGGACGAGGTGCTGTTCTCGGAAGCTCTGGTCGGGCGGGTGCGCGACGACTGGGAAGCCCTGCGGCCGCTGGTCGAGTGGCTGTCGCCCGTGCTGGCGGGGACGGGAGAGCGGCGCCGGCGCTGA
- a CDS encoding cold-shock protein, with translation MSTGTVKWFNAEKGFGFIAPEDGSPDVFAHFSAINSTGYRSLNEGDRVEFETVDGPKGKQAANISVIH, from the coding sequence ATGAGCACCGGTACCGTCAAGTGGTTCAACGCCGAGAAGGGCTTCGGCTTCATCGCACCTGAGGACGGCTCCCCCGACGTTTTCGCACACTTCTCCGCCATCAACTCCACCGGCTACCGTTCGCTCAACGAGGGCGACCGGGTCGAGTTCGAGACCGTCGACGGCCCCAAGGGCAAGCAGGCGGCCAACATTTCCGTGATCCACTGA
- a CDS encoding winged helix-turn-helix domain-containing protein — protein sequence MRHLQRTVDRVAQFQIDSVNVVQRAHYLPLFSRLGPYDTGLLDRAAGRSPRRLFEYWAHAASLVDIRLEPALRFRMARAESEAWGSMRRVVRDHPDLVATVLAEVGRLPGTARQLEERLVEDLPVPGDRSAEWGWNWSAVKTATEWLLWSGRTSVARRTPQFERVFDLPDRVLPPVVASAATPEEPAAVLALVRRAAAALGIGTLGCLADYFRLDRGETAVAIAALEHTGELTPVAVPGWTRQAWLWHAARRPRRVEAVALLSPFDSLVFERRRLRGLFGFDYGLEIYVPGPRRRYGYYVYPFLMGERLVARVDLKADRQAGELVVRSGWLEDGVEPRIVRPALRGELDLLAGWLGLEAVRTVPATEWGLPGNGRPLMW from the coding sequence ATGCGCCACCTGCAGCGCACCGTCGACCGGGTCGCCCAGTTCCAGATCGACTCGGTCAACGTGGTGCAGCGGGCGCACTACCTGCCGCTCTTCTCCCGGCTCGGCCCCTACGACACCGGGTTGCTGGACCGGGCGGCCGGCCGGTCGCCCCGCCGCCTCTTCGAGTACTGGGCCCATGCCGCGAGCCTGGTCGACATCCGTCTCGAGCCCGCCCTGCGGTTCCGGATGGCCCGGGCGGAGTCGGAGGCCTGGGGGAGCATGCGGCGGGTCGTCCGGGACCATCCGGACCTGGTGGCCACCGTGCTGGCCGAGGTGGGCCGGCTCCCCGGCACCGCCCGCCAGCTGGAGGAGCGGCTGGTCGAGGATCTGCCGGTGCCGGGCGACCGGTCGGCGGAGTGGGGCTGGAACTGGTCGGCGGTCAAGACCGCGACCGAGTGGCTGCTCTGGTCGGGGCGGACCTCCGTGGCGCGACGTACGCCGCAGTTCGAGCGGGTGTTCGACCTGCCGGACCGGGTGCTGCCGCCGGTCGTGGCGAGTGCGGCGACCCCCGAGGAGCCGGCGGCGGTGCTGGCGCTGGTCCGCCGCGCGGCCGCCGCGCTCGGCATCGGCACACTCGGCTGCCTGGCCGACTACTTCCGGCTGGACCGTGGCGAGACCGCGGTGGCGATCGCCGCCCTGGAGCACACCGGGGAGCTGACCCCGGTCGCGGTGCCCGGCTGGACCCGGCAGGCCTGGCTGTGGCACGCGGCCCGCCGGCCGCGCCGGGTCGAGGCGGTGGCGCTGCTCAGCCCGTTCGACTCGCTGGTCTTCGAACGGCGCCGGCTGCGCGGGCTGTTCGGCTTCGACTACGGGTTGGAGATCTACGTCCCGGGGCCGCGGCGGCGCTACGGCTACTACGTCTACCCGTTCCTGATGGGGGAGCGTTTGGTCGCGCGGGTCGATCTCAAGGCGGACCGGCAGGCGGGCGAGCTGGTGGTCCGGTCCGGCTGGCTGGAGGACGGGGTGGAGCCGCGGATCGTCCGCCCGGCGCTGCGCGGTGAGCTCGACCTGCTCGCCGGCTGGCTCGGGCTGGAAGCGGTGCGGACCGTGCCGGCCACGGAGTGGGGCCTGCCCGGCAACGGCCGGCCGCTGATGTGGTGA
- a CDS encoding TrpB-like pyridoxal phosphate-dependent enzyme → MTETVTPRPLEPLGFAVPSTVPTHWYNLVADLPEPVPPHLHPQTRQPLTPEDLAPLFPMSLIAQEVSTERWIEIPQTVREIYAGWRPSPLVRAHRLERVLGTGAHVYYKYEGVSPAGSHKPNSAVAQAYFNAVEGITRLTTETGAGQWGASLAMACALLGLECEVWQVRASYDTKPYRRMQMETYGGTCHSSPSDLTRAGRELLAKFPDTSGSLGMAISEAVESAVEDPQAHYALGSVLNHVMLHQTVIGQEALVQLREAGEAQADIVFGCAGGGSNLAGLSFPLIGQNLREGSTTKVVACEPAACPSLTQGEYRYDYGDVAGMTPLLKMYTLGRDFVPPAIHAGGLRYHGMSPIVSHAVNLGLISATAVDQDTAFSAGIEFARAEGIIPAPESCHAVAAAMDHLRTSAQDGEVVVIGLSGNGVLDLAAYEKYV, encoded by the coding sequence GTGACCGAGACCGTCACTCCGCGTCCCCTGGAGCCGTTGGGCTTCGCCGTACCGTCGACCGTCCCGACGCACTGGTACAACCTGGTGGCCGATCTGCCCGAGCCGGTGCCGCCGCACCTGCACCCGCAGACCCGGCAGCCGTTGACCCCGGAGGATCTTGCGCCGCTGTTCCCGATGAGCCTGATCGCCCAGGAGGTCTCCACCGAGCGGTGGATCGAGATCCCGCAGACGGTCCGGGAGATCTACGCCGGTTGGCGGCCCTCCCCGCTGGTCCGGGCGCACCGCCTCGAGCGCGTCCTCGGCACCGGCGCCCACGTCTACTACAAGTACGAGGGGGTCTCCCCGGCCGGCTCGCACAAGCCGAACTCTGCGGTGGCCCAGGCCTACTTCAACGCCGTGGAGGGCATCACCCGGCTGACCACCGAGACCGGCGCCGGCCAGTGGGGTGCCTCGCTGGCGATGGCCTGTGCGCTGCTCGGCCTGGAGTGCGAGGTGTGGCAGGTGCGGGCGTCGTACGACACCAAGCCGTACCGCCGGATGCAGATGGAGACCTACGGCGGCACCTGCCACTCCTCCCCGTCGGACCTCACCAGGGCCGGCCGGGAGCTGCTGGCGAAGTTCCCCGACACTTCCGGTTCGCTGGGGATGGCGATCTCCGAGGCGGTCGAGTCGGCCGTCGAGGACCCGCAGGCCCACTACGCGCTCGGCTCGGTGCTCAACCACGTGATGCTGCACCAGACGGTGATCGGTCAGGAGGCGCTGGTCCAGCTGCGGGAGGCGGGCGAGGCGCAGGCCGACATCGTCTTCGGCTGTGCCGGGGGCGGCTCCAACCTGGCCGGGCTGTCCTTCCCGCTGATCGGACAGAACCTCCGCGAGGGCTCCACCACGAAGGTGGTGGCCTGCGAGCCGGCCGCCTGTCCCAGCCTCACCCAGGGTGAGTACCGCTACGACTACGGTGACGTCGCCGGGATGACGCCGCTGCTGAAGATGTACACCCTCGGGCGGGACTTCGTGCCGCCGGCGATCCACGCCGGCGGGCTGCGTTACCACGGCATGTCGCCGATCGTGTCGCACGCGGTGAACCTCGGCCTGATCTCGGCGACCGCCGTCGACCAGGACACCGCCTTCTCCGCCGGCATCGAGTTCGCTCGGGCCGAGGGGATCATCCCGGCGCCGGAGTCCTGCCACGCGGTCGCCGCGGCGATGGATCACCTGCGGACGTCGGCCCAGGACGGCGAGGTGGTCGTCATCGGTCTGTCCGGGAACGGTGTGCTCGACCTCGCCGCGTACGAGAAGTACGTCTAG
- a CDS encoding potassium channel family protein, with product MSTVFFLVLRRMRTPLILVITTFSVCVFGLAMMPGVDANGDPGPPLSLFHAFYVMTYTAATVGFGEFPPAFSDAQRLWITLSIFIAVTSWSYALVTLVALLQDPAFRDALKTGRLARRVQQLHEPFYIVCGCGETGSLVAHGLDALDYRVVIIDADGTRLQEQLLHEYHTDPILSEADASAPAVLERSGLRSAWCRGVIALTADDDTNIAITVAVRLLRPPLPVLARVRTVRAGELNLDAFGADLLINPFERFAGHLASAVATPERYHLRELLTGLSGAPRPERHRPPNGHWIVCGYGRFGHAVTSRLRRNGMSVTIIDQKHYDEGTVTVQGTGTEPDELREAGIDHSVGIVAGNNRDVKNLAIAVTARTMKPDIFVVTRQNREANAPLFDAFEDDFCMVPSRIVAEEFLSVITTPLLSAFLRTLPEHDEEWCTRVAEALEETTPGRTPFTWTLPVDHRRAEAVHRDVSEGNLVTLRHLLTDPYDRQRRVPAVALMIRRGERTLTMPSPETAVQLDDEILLAGSLSARRRIELTAANDNVLDHVRTGREGAGGSLWRMARRVRRTRRTSRTRRGRAHRSRTDR from the coding sequence ATGAGCACCGTTTTCTTCCTCGTCCTGCGGCGGATGCGTACGCCGCTGATCCTGGTCATCACGACCTTCTCGGTCTGCGTCTTCGGCCTGGCGATGATGCCCGGCGTCGACGCGAACGGCGATCCTGGGCCGCCGCTGTCGCTGTTCCATGCGTTCTACGTGATGACCTACACCGCGGCGACAGTCGGTTTCGGGGAGTTCCCGCCCGCCTTCTCCGACGCCCAGCGGCTGTGGATCACACTGTCGATCTTCATCGCGGTGACCAGCTGGTCGTACGCCCTGGTGACCCTGGTGGCGCTGCTGCAGGACCCGGCCTTCCGCGACGCACTGAAGACCGGCCGGTTGGCCCGCCGGGTCCAGCAGCTGCACGAGCCGTTCTACATCGTCTGCGGCTGCGGCGAGACCGGCAGCCTGGTCGCCCACGGCCTCGACGCCCTCGACTACCGGGTGGTGATCATCGACGCCGACGGCACCCGGCTGCAGGAGCAGCTGCTGCACGAGTACCACACCGACCCGATCCTCTCCGAGGCCGATGCCAGTGCCCCCGCGGTGCTGGAACGGTCCGGACTGCGGTCGGCGTGGTGCCGCGGCGTCATCGCGCTCACCGCCGACGACGACACCAACATCGCCATCACCGTCGCCGTCCGGCTGCTCCGGCCCCCGCTGCCGGTGTTGGCCCGGGTACGGACCGTACGGGCCGGCGAGCTCAACCTGGACGCCTTCGGCGCCGACCTGCTGATCAACCCGTTCGAACGGTTCGCCGGCCACCTCGCCTCGGCGGTGGCCACCCCGGAGCGCTACCACCTGCGGGAGCTGCTCACCGGACTGTCCGGGGCCCCGCGGCCGGAACGGCACCGGCCGCCCAACGGGCACTGGATCGTCTGCGGCTACGGGCGGTTCGGGCACGCGGTGACCAGTCGGCTGCGTCGCAACGGGATGAGCGTGACGATCATCGACCAGAAGCACTACGACGAGGGCACCGTCACAGTGCAGGGCACCGGTACCGAGCCCGACGAGCTACGGGAGGCCGGCATCGACCACTCGGTGGGGATCGTGGCGGGCAACAACCGCGACGTGAAGAACCTCGCCATCGCGGTCACCGCCCGGACGATGAAGCCGGACATCTTCGTCGTCACCCGGCAGAACCGGGAGGCGAACGCCCCGCTCTTCGACGCCTTCGAGGACGACTTCTGCATGGTGCCCAGCCGGATCGTGGCCGAGGAGTTCCTCTCGGTGATCACCACCCCGTTGTTGTCGGCCTTCCTGCGGACGCTGCCCGAGCACGACGAGGAGTGGTGCACCCGGGTGGCCGAGGCGCTGGAGGAGACCACCCCCGGCCGGACGCCCTTCACCTGGACCCTCCCGGTGGACCACCGCCGGGCCGAGGCGGTCCACCGGGACGTCAGCGAGGGCAACCTGGTCACCCTGCGCCACCTGCTCACCGACCCGTACGACCGGCAGCGCCGGGTCCCGGCGGTGGCGCTGATGATCCGCCGCGGGGAGCGGACGCTCACCATGCCATCGCCGGAGACCGCCGTGCAGCTCGACGACGAGATCCTGCTGGCCGGCTCCCTGTCGGCGCGCCGGCGGATCGAGCTGACCGCCGCGAACGACAACGTCCTCGACCACGTCCGCACCGGTCGGGAGGGCGCCGGCGGCTCACTGTGGCGGATGGCCCGCCGGGTCCGGCGGACTAGACGTACTTCTCGTACGCGGCGAGGTCGAGCACACCGTTCCCGGACAGACCGATGA